The nucleotide window ACTCGTCGTAGAAGTTATCGAACTCGAAGTACTTCTGGTCGTCGGTGTAGTAGCGGCCCTCTTCCTCGCGGGTAACGAGATACGCGACCAGGTCCGGGCTCGCGTAGTACAGGGCTCCCAGGCACATCGGGCACGGATGGGCCATCACGTAGATCTCGTACCCCTCGAGGTTCGGCGAGCCGAGCCTCTGGCAGGCCTCCCTTATGGCTACCACCTCGGCGTGGGCCGTGGGGTCGTTGGTCTGCGCCACGAGGTTCGGGCTCTCGGCGAGCACGGTACCGTCCGCGGAGGAAGCTACGACGCAGGAGAACGGCCTGCCACCGTGCTCGATATTCTCCGTGGCGAGGTCTATCGTGCGTTGGGCGAGATCCTTATTCAACTAGAGCTCCTTCTTGAAATATCCTGGTGTCTCGAAGTTACGGAGCGTCGGCTACTCGTCCGGGGGCCCCGGAGGGTCGTCGCCGCGCTGGTTCTTGAGGAAGCCTTCGAGCTCCTGGGCGAGGTC belongs to Rubrobacter aplysinae and includes:
- a CDS encoding nucleoside deaminase; protein product: MNKDLAQRTIDLATENIEHGGRPFSCVVASSADGTVLAESPNLVAQTNDPTAHAEVVAIREACQRLGSPNLEGYEIYVMAHPCPMCLGALYYASPDLVAYLVTREEEGRYYTDDQKYFEFDNFYDEFQKEPQDRRLPMQHTPAEGGLEVYSYWQSLNRT